A single Candidatus Thermoplasmatota archaeon DNA region contains:
- a CDS encoding GNAT family N-acetyltransferase, which produces MAVIRRATLSDLEVLCTLEKRCFEKKRFSEDHMTWLLENPDATSYVYYNEDGIVASIILMRLGRIGKVVSLGVAPGHRRRGIATQLMALGEREMKTHGAASMRLEVGITNDAAIMLYESLGYEIVREMPRYYSWGEDALAMKKPM; this is translated from the coding sequence ATGGCAGTGATAAGAAGGGCCACGCTCTCCGATCTCGAGGTCTTGTGCACACTCGAGAAACGCTGTTTCGAGAAGAAGAGGTTCTCAGAGGACCATATGACGTGGCTCCTAGAGAACCCCGACGCCACATCGTATGTCTACTACAACGAGGATGGGATTGTGGCATCAATAATACTCATGAGGCTGGGAAGGATCGGAAAGGTGGTCTCCCTCGGAGTAGCCCCGGGGCACAGGAGGAGAGGCATCGCGACGCAACTGATGGCCCTCGGAGAGAGGGAGATGAAGACTCACGGGGCGGCCTCGATGCGCCTCGAGGTGGGCATCACGAACGATGCTGCTATCATGCTGTACGAATCCCTGGGATACGAGATTGTGAGAGAGATGCCCAGGTACTACTCATGGGGAGAGGACGCCCTCGCCATGAAGAAACCGATGTAG
- a CDS encoding pyruvoyl-dependent arginine decarboxylase, translating into MLSLPKKFFVTSGKASSKVTDLNAFDRALLSARIGEQNLVSVSSVLPAGIKQVEPHDLPVGAITHCVLAQMRGEEGEMISAGIAYAFRKDDLGGYVSEGHIHGTKKALREILEWKMEEMARLRQLELKTVRYKIEELSIPMDRYGACIAALIYLD; encoded by the coding sequence ATGCTCTCACTTCCGAAGAAGTTCTTCGTCACTTCGGGAAAGGCTTCCAGCAAGGTCACGGACCTGAACGCCTTCGATAGAGCCTTGCTGAGCGCCAGGATCGGAGAGCAGAATCTCGTGTCCGTTTCATCGGTTCTTCCCGCCGGCATAAAACAGGTGGAGCCTCACGATCTTCCGGTCGGCGCGATAACGCACTGCGTGCTTGCACAGATGAGAGGCGAGGAAGGAGAGATGATTTCCGCGGGCATCGCCTACGCCTTCAGGAAGGATGACCTTGGCGGGTATGTCTCCGAGGGGCACATCCACGGCACGAAGAAGGCCCTCAGGGAGATACTGGAGTGGAAAATGGAGGAGATGGCGAGGCTGAGGCAGCTCGAGCTGAAGACCGTCAGGTACAAGATAGAGGAGCTGTCGATCCCGATGGACCGCTATGGCGCATGCATCGCGGCCCTCATCTACTTGGACTAA